From Brevibacillus marinus, a single genomic window includes:
- the tpx gene encoding thiol peroxidase gives MTNVVERHGAFQFKGAVTLLGPELKPGDQAPDFTVLANDLSPVTLADSKGTVRIISVVPSLDTGVCDAQTRRFNEEAAKLDGVKVLTISVDLPFAQARWCGAAGIENVQTLSDHRDLSFGLAYGVVIKEHRLLSRAVFVVDANDKIVYAEYVPAAGQHPNYEAAIEAAKAAK, from the coding sequence ATGACGAATGTCGTGGAACGTCATGGTGCTTTTCAGTTTAAAGGAGCGGTTACGCTGCTCGGACCGGAATTGAAACCGGGCGACCAGGCTCCGGATTTTACGGTGCTGGCCAACGACTTGTCCCCGGTGACGCTGGCTGATTCCAAGGGGACGGTCCGGATCATTTCGGTTGTTCCGTCCCTTGATACCGGTGTCTGCGATGCGCAAACCCGCCGGTTCAACGAGGAAGCGGCAAAACTGGACGGTGTAAAGGTGCTGACCATCTCCGTCGACCTGCCGTTTGCGCAAGCCCGCTGGTGCGGCGCGGCGGGAATTGAAAATGTGCAGACGCTGTCTGACCACCGGGACCTTTCCTTCGGTCTGGCATACGGCGTGGTGATCAAGGAACACCGACTGCTCAGCCGGGCGGTCTTCGTGGTAGATGCCAACGACAAGATCGTGTACGCCGAATACGTTCCGGCCGCCGGCCAACATCCGAACTACGAAGCGGCGATCGAAGCAGCAAAAGCGGCAAAATAA
- the pyc gene encoding pyruvate carboxylase, whose product MTQKKINRLLVANRGEIAIRIFRAATELGIRTVAIYSEQDNVSIHRFKADESYLVGAGKGPIEAYLDIEGIIEIAKRNEVDAIHPGYGFLAENDVFARRCQEEGIIFIGPSPELIQLFGDKVKARNMAVQAGIPVIPGTAEPIESLQEALLFAKEHGYPVMIKGVAGGGGRGMRIVRDQAELQQALERARSEARSSFGNAAVYLERYLERPKHIEVQILGDQYGNIVHLYERDCSIQRRHQKVVEVAPSLSLSAALRDEICEAALRLMKQAGYTNAGTVEFLLTPDQKFYFIEVNPRIQVEHTITELITGVDIVQSQIRIAEGYRLSDPEIGISSQEQITTSGYAIQCRVTTEDPENGFVPDSGRLLAWRSGGGFGVRLDGGNGYPGAIITPYYDSLLVKISTYAPTFAQAARKMLRTLREFRIRGVKTNLPFLENVVTHPDFLSGQYDTSFIDSKPELFVFPGRQDRGTKLLNYIGNVIVNGFPDLPKGEKKPRVGYPRIPKTPYSQPYPEGTKQILEREGAEGLVKWIHAQKQVLLTDTTFRDAHQSLFATRVRTYDLVAIAEATGKLAHNLFSLEMWGGATFDTAMRFLKESPWDRLQLLREKIPNILFQMLLRGANAVGYTNYPDNVIQAFVKESAERGIDVFRIFDSLNWLPNMQVAIDAVRQAGKVAEAAICYTGDILDPTRTKYSLQYYINLAKELEKAGAHILAIKDMAGLLKPYAAYELIRALKQEISLPIHLHTHDTSGNGGAMLLKAIEAGVDIVDACVSSLSGLTSQPSINALIAALERTERDSGLSLEAFNRLSDYWEDIRPLYQGFESGMKTSSAEVYVHEMPGGQYSNLEQQAKAVGLGGRWEEVKQMYTTVNRLFGDIVKVTPSSKVVGDMALFMVQNNLTEENLFEKGERLDFPDSVVQFFQGYLGQPPGGFPKRLQELVLKGRESFTARPGELLAPVDFAKVKQELAEKIGREPSEQDVLSYIMYPAVFLQYEQSLKEFGDLSVLDTSTFFYGLRPGEETSVSIERGKTLIIKLVSVGELQPDGQRIVYFELNGQPREIKVRDHSAQITEQRRAKADPKNPSHVGASMPGKVLKVLVEAGDKVRKGEHLLISEAMKMETTLQAPADATVKAIHVKAGDAIEAGDLLLELEL is encoded by the coding sequence ATGACACAGAAAAAAATCAACCGATTGCTGGTAGCCAACCGCGGCGAGATCGCGATTCGCATCTTTCGCGCGGCGACCGAGCTGGGGATCCGCACCGTCGCGATCTACTCCGAGCAAGATAACGTCTCGATCCACCGCTTCAAAGCGGATGAATCGTATCTGGTCGGCGCCGGCAAGGGACCGATCGAAGCGTATCTCGACATTGAGGGGATCATCGAGATTGCCAAGCGAAACGAGGTGGACGCGATTCACCCCGGATACGGCTTTCTCGCCGAGAACGACGTGTTCGCCCGCCGCTGCCAGGAAGAAGGGATCATCTTTATCGGCCCGTCGCCGGAGCTGATCCAGTTGTTCGGCGACAAAGTCAAGGCCCGCAACATGGCGGTGCAGGCCGGCATCCCGGTGATTCCCGGGACAGCGGAGCCGATTGAGAGCCTGCAGGAAGCGCTGCTGTTCGCCAAAGAGCACGGCTACCCGGTGATGATCAAAGGCGTAGCGGGCGGCGGCGGCCGCGGCATGCGCATCGTCCGCGACCAGGCCGAGCTGCAACAGGCATTGGAGCGGGCCCGTTCGGAAGCGCGCTCCTCGTTTGGCAACGCCGCCGTCTACCTGGAGCGCTACCTGGAGCGGCCCAAACACATCGAAGTGCAGATTCTCGGCGATCAGTACGGCAACATCGTCCACCTCTACGAGCGGGACTGCTCGATCCAGCGCCGCCACCAAAAAGTCGTGGAAGTGGCGCCGAGCCTCTCCCTCTCCGCCGCGCTGCGCGATGAGATCTGCGAGGCGGCGCTGAGACTGATGAAACAAGCGGGGTACACCAATGCCGGTACGGTCGAGTTCCTGCTCACACCCGACCAAAAATTCTACTTTATCGAAGTGAATCCGCGCATCCAGGTGGAACACACGATCACCGAACTGATCACCGGCGTCGACATCGTGCAGTCGCAGATCCGCATCGCGGAAGGATACCGCCTGTCCGACCCGGAGATCGGGATCAGCTCCCAGGAGCAGATCACTACCAGCGGCTACGCGATTCAATGCCGCGTCACCACCGAAGATCCGGAGAACGGGTTCGTGCCGGATTCCGGCCGCCTTTTGGCCTGGCGCTCGGGGGGCGGGTTCGGCGTGCGGCTGGACGGCGGCAACGGCTATCCCGGCGCGATTATTACGCCCTATTACGATTCGCTGCTGGTCAAAATCTCCACCTATGCCCCCACGTTTGCCCAAGCGGCGCGGAAAATGCTGCGGACATTGCGCGAATTCCGCATCCGCGGGGTGAAAACCAATTTGCCCTTTTTGGAAAACGTGGTGACGCACCCTGACTTTCTCAGCGGACAGTACGACACGTCCTTTATCGACAGCAAGCCGGAACTGTTTGTCTTCCCCGGCAGACAGGACCGCGGGACCAAGCTGCTCAACTACATCGGCAACGTGATCGTCAACGGCTTTCCCGACCTGCCCAAGGGAGAGAAAAAGCCGCGCGTCGGCTATCCGCGCATCCCGAAGACGCCCTATTCGCAGCCCTACCCGGAAGGCACCAAACAAATTCTCGAGCGGGAAGGAGCAGAGGGGCTGGTCAAGTGGATTCACGCGCAGAAACAGGTGCTGTTGACCGACACCACCTTCCGCGACGCCCATCAATCGCTGTTCGCCACCCGCGTGCGCACCTACGATTTGGTGGCCATCGCGGAAGCGACCGGCAAGCTGGCGCACAATCTGTTTTCCCTGGAGATGTGGGGCGGCGCCACCTTTGACACGGCGATGCGCTTTCTCAAAGAATCGCCGTGGGACAGGCTGCAGCTTTTGCGCGAAAAAATCCCCAACATCTTGTTTCAGATGCTGCTAAGGGGCGCCAACGCGGTCGGCTACACCAACTACCCGGACAACGTCATCCAGGCCTTCGTCAAGGAGTCGGCCGAGCGGGGAATCGATGTGTTCCGGATCTTTGACAGCCTGAACTGGCTGCCCAACATGCAGGTGGCGATTGACGCCGTGCGGCAGGCGGGTAAAGTGGCGGAAGCGGCGATCTGCTACACTGGCGATATCCTCGACCCGACGCGAACCAAGTACAGCCTGCAGTACTACATCAACCTGGCCAAGGAGCTGGAAAAGGCGGGGGCGCACATTCTGGCGATCAAGGACATGGCCGGCCTGCTCAAGCCGTACGCGGCCTACGAATTGATCCGCGCGTTGAAACAGGAGATCTCGCTGCCGATTCACCTGCACACGCATGACACTTCCGGCAACGGCGGGGCCATGCTGCTCAAGGCGATCGAGGCGGGAGTCGACATCGTCGACGCCTGTGTCAGCTCGCTCTCCGGGTTAACTTCGCAGCCGAGCATCAACGCCTTGATTGCCGCGCTGGAGCGGACGGAACGGGACAGCGGGCTCTCCCTCGAAGCGTTTAACCGGCTGTCCGATTACTGGGAGGACATCCGGCCGCTCTATCAGGGGTTTGAGAGCGGGATGAAGACCAGCAGCGCGGAAGTCTACGTCCACGAAATGCCCGGCGGTCAGTACTCCAACCTGGAGCAGCAGGCCAAAGCCGTCGGATTGGGCGGACGCTGGGAAGAGGTCAAACAGATGTACACAACCGTCAACCGGCTGTTTGGGGACATCGTCAAGGTGACCCCCTCCTCCAAAGTGGTAGGCGACATGGCGCTGTTCATGGTGCAGAACAATCTGACCGAAGAAAACCTGTTTGAAAAAGGTGAACGGCTCGATTTCCCCGACTCGGTGGTGCAGTTCTTCCAGGGATACCTCGGCCAACCGCCGGGCGGCTTCCCCAAACGGCTGCAGGAATTGGTGCTGAAAGGCCGGGAATCGTTTACGGCTAGGCCGGGTGAACTGCTCGCTCCGGTCGACTTCGCCAAAGTAAAACAGGAGTTGGCGGAAAAAATCGGGCGTGAACCGAGCGAGCAGGACGTACTTTCGTACATCATGTACCCTGCGGTCTTCCTGCAGTACGAGCAAAGCCTGAAAGAGTTCGGCGACCTGTCGGTGCTCGATACGTCCACGTTCTTCTACGGGCTGCGCCCCGGCGAAGAGACCTCCGTCAGCATCGAACGGGGAAAAACCTTGATCATCAAACTGGTTTCCGTCGGCGAGCTGCAGCCGGACGGACAGCGGATCGTCTACTTTGAGTTGAACGGGCAGCCGCGGGAGATCAAAGTCCGCGACCACTCCGCACAAATCACGGAGCAGCGGCGGGCCAAGGCGGACCCGAAAAACCCCAGCCACGTAGGGGCCTCGATGCCCGGTAAAGTGTTGAAAGTGCTGGTGGAAGCAGGCGACAAGGTGCGAAAAGGAGAGCACCTCTTGATCAGCGAAGCGATGAAGATGGAGACGACGCTGCAGGCGCCGGCTGATGCCACCGTGAAAGCGATTCACGTGAAAGCGGGCGACGCCATCGAAGCAGGCGATCTCCTGCTGGAACTGGAACTGTAA
- a CDS encoding DUF3870 domain-containing protein: protein MNPADSRFSDSCVLASGCAPLPEGMRLSGPKQTFGCSLWFDRTDDRVVDAAFTFLAGISEQYLTDLVVGRRLPHEWNELEQKVREHVFAPAQAVILQALRTAVDRYLDSR from the coding sequence ATGAATCCTGCTGATTCCCGCTTTTCCGATTCATGTGTACTGGCGAGTGGATGTGCCCCGCTGCCGGAAGGGATGAGGCTGTCCGGGCCGAAGCAGACGTTTGGCTGCTCGCTGTGGTTTGACCGAACGGATGACCGGGTCGTGGACGCTGCTTTTACCTTCCTGGCAGGAATCAGCGAGCAGTATTTGACGGACTTGGTGGTGGGACGACGCTTGCCGCATGAATGGAACGAGTTGGAACAGAAGGTGCGGGAACACGTCTTCGCTCCGGCGCAAGCTGTCATTTTGCAGGCACTGCGTACCGCCGTTGATCGCTACCTGGATTCCCGATAG
- the ytfJ gene encoding GerW family sporulation protein — protein MVDHPIQSLMKTTLENLKQMVDVNTIIGDPVETPDGSVILPVSKVGFGFAAGGSEFEYSQDFHVHQADHHPFGGGSGGGVSITPVAFLVVGKQGIRSIPLENTTHLYDRILDSIPQFVDKIQSMFSSEQQHSSTTRIVTHSGDEDFVIEKR, from the coding sequence ATGGTCGACCACCCCATCCAGAGTTTGATGAAGACGACGTTGGAGAACCTGAAGCAAATGGTGGATGTGAACACGATTATCGGGGATCCGGTGGAAACCCCTGACGGCAGCGTGATCCTGCCCGTGTCGAAAGTGGGATTCGGTTTTGCCGCGGGCGGCAGCGAATTTGAGTACTCCCAAGATTTTCACGTGCATCAAGCGGATCATCACCCGTTTGGCGGCGGCAGCGGCGGCGGCGTGTCGATTACGCCGGTCGCTTTCCTGGTCGTGGGCAAACAGGGGATTCGCTCCATCCCGCTGGAAAATACAACCCATTTGTACGACCGCATTCTCGACTCGATTCCGCAATTTGTGGATAAAATCCAGTCGATGTTCTCCTCTGAACAGCAGCATTCCTCGACGACGCGGATCGTCACCCACTCCGGCGACGAAGATTTTGTGATTGAAAAAAGATAA
- a CDS encoding RluA family pseudouridine synthase — MNERLLHFQVTEEEAGLTLRDLLRGKYGVSRRLLNRVKNDGAILLNGVPERVHRLVQAGDVVEVWLPAEQAETLAPQPMPLAIRYEDDDLLLLAKPAGVVVHPTRTHPDRTLANGVVAYWQAKGELRRFRPVNRLDKDTSGLLLVAKNQWAHECLSRMQRRQLLKRTYWAVVHGLPRHDEGEIAAPIGLKPGSIIEREVRADGQPAVTRYRVLARGAEVSLLELQLLTGRTHQIRVHMSYLGHPLVGDDLYGGQRSLLGRQALHAAKVELVHPRTGKLLQFSEPLPTDMAELVKTCVNIR; from the coding sequence ATGAACGAGCGCTTGCTGCATTTTCAGGTGACGGAGGAGGAAGCGGGACTGACGCTGCGCGACCTTTTGCGCGGAAAGTACGGCGTTTCCCGGCGGCTGCTCAACCGGGTCAAGAATGACGGCGCCATCCTCCTCAACGGGGTGCCGGAACGGGTGCACCGGTTGGTACAAGCGGGGGACGTGGTGGAAGTATGGCTTCCCGCGGAACAGGCGGAGACGCTTGCGCCGCAGCCGATGCCGCTGGCGATTCGCTACGAGGACGATGACCTGTTGCTGCTCGCCAAACCGGCCGGCGTCGTCGTGCATCCGACGCGCACCCACCCGGACCGCACCCTGGCCAACGGCGTAGTGGCCTACTGGCAGGCGAAAGGGGAGCTGCGCCGCTTCCGGCCCGTCAATCGGCTGGACAAAGATACGTCCGGGCTGCTGCTCGTCGCGAAAAATCAGTGGGCCCACGAGTGCTTGTCGCGGATGCAGCGCCGACAGCTGCTCAAGCGAACCTATTGGGCTGTGGTGCACGGTTTGCCGCGGCACGATGAAGGCGAGATTGCCGCGCCGATCGGGCTCAAACCCGGCTCGATTATCGAACGGGAAGTGCGCGCCGATGGCCAGCCTGCGGTTACCCGCTACCGCGTGCTCGCGCGCGGTGCAGAGGTGTCCTTGCTCGAACTGCAGCTGTTGACGGGCCGGACGCACCAGATCCGCGTGCACATGAGTTATCTCGGCCATCCGCTGGTTGGCGACGACCTGTACGGCGGGCAGCGCAGCTTGCTTGGCCGGCAGGCACTGCACGCGGCAAAGGTAGAGCTGGTTCATCCCCGCACCGGCAAACTGCTCCAGTTTTCCGAACCGCTGCCGACCGACATGGCGGAACTGGTGAAAACATGTGTGAACATTCGCTAG
- a CDS encoding DUF2953 domain-containing protein has product MLGWYILLGLACLLLLIALTPLRLSLAYRRDGTEADDRLTIEISAWFRLLRYRYEVPVLKLFAGKDGPEMAVQIEDQRKQTAKQVTISLSDVKKLIEKFQQLQRTVRDLRETLRNMMRNVRCEEIAWHTQLGFAEAASTGALTGLVWGIKSAIITCFSHYISLRTVPRLSVQPVWNGEVIQTQFRCILRFQLGHALVTGLRILLRWKKGRRRKWQVTPSRA; this is encoded by the coding sequence TTGCTTGGCTGGTATATCTTGCTCGGACTGGCTTGTTTGCTCCTGCTCATCGCGCTCACGCCGCTGCGGCTGTCATTGGCTTACCGCCGCGATGGTACTGAAGCGGACGATCGCCTGACGATCGAGATCAGCGCCTGGTTTCGCCTGCTTCGCTACCGGTATGAAGTTCCGGTTCTGAAGCTTTTCGCGGGGAAAGATGGCCCGGAGATGGCGGTGCAGATCGAGGATCAGCGGAAACAGACGGCCAAACAGGTGACGATCTCCTTGTCCGATGTGAAAAAGCTGATCGAGAAGTTTCAACAGCTGCAGCGAACCGTGCGCGATTTGCGGGAAACGTTACGGAACATGATGCGCAACGTGCGCTGCGAAGAGATCGCCTGGCATACGCAGCTGGGGTTCGCAGAAGCCGCCTCCACCGGGGCCTTGACCGGGTTGGTCTGGGGGATCAAGAGCGCGATCATCACCTGTTTCTCTCATTACATATCGCTGCGCACGGTGCCGCGACTCAGCGTTCAGCCCGTCTGGAACGGCGAAGTGATCCAGACGCAGTTTCGCTGCATCCTTCGCTTTCAACTGGGCCACGCGCTCGTCACCGGGCTGCGCATCCTGCTGAGGTGGAAAAAAGGGCGCAGGCGAAAATGGCAGGTCACCCCATCCCGAGCGTAA